One genomic segment of Microvirgula aerodenitrificans DSM 15089 includes these proteins:
- a CDS encoding diguanylate cyclase, with product MTDLLYPLDTPPQAQDNDPIMVLLIDDQAMVGEAIRRMLVNIPNIDFHYCSNAEQALQAARLTQPTVILQDLVMPDVDGLMLLQQFRSLTQTRDVPIIVLSSRDDPKVKSAAFSLGANDYLVKLPDSIELIARIRYHSRSYLHRLQRDEAYRALRESQQKLLEVNLELQQMTHSDGLTGLANRRYLDEYLYTEWQRATRDQQPFSLLMMDIDAFKQYNDTYGHLAGDEALRQVAATIRAGATRATDLAARFGGEEFALVLPATSPGGARLIAEKIRLDVERMAIPHCASPTTGSLTLSIGVATLVPQRDQPVDLVVELGDQALYQAKHEGRNRVVGMGE from the coding sequence ATGACTGACCTGCTGTACCCCCTGGATACCCCGCCACAGGCCCAGGACAACGACCCGATCATGGTGCTGCTGATAGACGATCAGGCGATGGTGGGCGAAGCCATCCGGCGCATGCTGGTCAACATCCCGAACATCGACTTCCACTATTGCTCGAACGCCGAGCAGGCGCTGCAGGCCGCCCGGCTGACCCAGCCGACCGTGATCCTGCAGGATCTGGTCATGCCGGACGTGGACGGGCTGATGCTGCTGCAACAGTTCCGCAGCCTGACGCAGACGCGCGATGTGCCGATCATCGTGCTGTCGTCGCGCGACGACCCGAAAGTGAAGAGCGCCGCATTCTCGCTGGGAGCCAACGACTATCTGGTCAAGCTGCCGGACAGCATCGAACTGATTGCGCGCATCCGCTATCACTCGCGTTCCTACCTGCACCGGCTGCAGCGCGACGAGGCCTATCGCGCGCTGCGCGAAAGCCAGCAGAAGCTGCTGGAAGTGAATCTGGAACTGCAGCAGATGACCCATTCCGACGGCCTGACCGGGCTGGCCAACCGTCGTTATCTGGATGAATACCTGTATACCGAATGGCAGCGCGCCACCCGCGACCAGCAGCCGTTCTCGCTGCTGATGATGGATATCGACGCGTTCAAGCAGTACAACGACACCTACGGTCACCTGGCCGGCGATGAAGCGCTGCGCCAGGTCGCCGCCACCATTCGCGCCGGCGCCACGCGCGCCACCGATCTGGCGGCCCGCTTCGGCGGCGAGGAATTCGCCCTGGTGCTGCCGGCAACCTCGCCGGGCGGCGCGCGGCTGATCGCCGAGAAAATCCGCCTCGATGTCGAGCGCATGGCCATCCCGCACTGCGCGTCACCGACCACCGGCAGCCTGACGCTCAGCATCGGCGTCGCCACACTGGTGCCGCAGCGCGACCAGCCGGTCGATCTGGTGGTCGAACTCGGCGATCAGGCGCTGTATCAGGCCAAGCACGAGGGCCGGAACCGGGTAGTCGGCATGGGCGAATAG
- a CDS encoding HupE/UreJ family protein, which translates to MRKFPLFATVALLLLSTAAQAHPGHGASGLESGFLHPFSGLDHLLTMLAVGLWSWQMGGPARWQGPLTFMLMLAVGGALGWSGVSVPGLESGIAASVVATGLLVAFALRPHRSVALGLIGAFAVLHGMAHGLEMPADASGIAFAAGFVVASGLLHGAGLLIGAGQQRVGLHTQLARAAGVAIALTGVGLLAG; encoded by the coding sequence ATGCGTAAATTTCCCCTTTTCGCGACCGTTGCCCTGTTGCTGCTGAGCACCGCCGCCCAGGCGCACCCGGGGCATGGCGCCAGCGGGCTGGAAAGCGGTTTCCTGCACCCGTTCTCGGGGCTGGACCATCTGCTGACCATGCTGGCGGTCGGCCTGTGGTCATGGCAGATGGGCGGCCCGGCCCGCTGGCAGGGCCCGCTGACCTTCATGCTGATGCTGGCCGTGGGCGGCGCGCTGGGCTGGTCCGGCGTGTCCGTTCCGGGGCTGGAAAGCGGCATTGCCGCCTCGGTCGTGGCGACCGGCCTGCTGGTGGCTTTCGCCCTGCGTCCGCACCGCAGCGTGGCGCTGGGCCTGATTGGCGCCTTCGCCGTGCTGCACGGTATGGCACACGGGCTGGAAATGCCGGCTGATGCTTCCGGCATCGCCTTCGCGGCCGGCTTTGTGGTCGCCTCCGGTCTGCTGCACGGTGCGGGGCTGCTGATCGGCGCCGGTCAGCAACGGGTCGGTCTGCATACCCAGCTGGCCCGTGCGGCCGGCGTGGCGATTGCGCTGACCGGCGTCGGCCTGCTGGCCGGCTGA
- a CDS encoding YIP1 family protein — translation MNPLMSVRMLWSSRAGWDALSRTHPSSFRSFVLIVLPLSLLASAMILYAAWFHADSYGSLAPFSYWQAVALTFLLTCWLSVHAMAQFIRIAVHTRPRPAYADCYRLAAIAPIPIWLSSLSLLVPSPLFNVVAAVLGLLASGGLIFHGLDALFEHDDSVRTEALAHTVFAVGALVWTLIVAFLAMPFF, via the coding sequence ATGAACCCCCTGATGTCCGTCCGCATGCTGTGGTCTTCCCGCGCGGGATGGGATGCGCTGTCGCGCACCCACCCGTCGTCATTCCGCAGCTTTGTGCTGATTGTGCTGCCGCTGTCACTGCTGGCGTCGGCAATGATCCTGTATGCCGCCTGGTTCCATGCCGACAGCTATGGCAGCCTGGCCCCGTTCAGCTACTGGCAGGCGGTGGCGCTGACCTTCCTGCTGACCTGCTGGCTCAGCGTCCATGCCATGGCGCAGTTCATTCGCATCGCCGTGCATACCCGCCCCCGCCCGGCCTATGCCGATTGCTACCGGCTGGCCGCCATCGCGCCGATTCCGATCTGGCTGTCGTCGCTGTCGCTGCTGGTCCCGTCGCCGCTGTTCAACGTCGTGGCGGCCGTGCTTGGCCTGCTGGCGTCGGGCGGGCTGATTTTCCATGGCCTGGATGCGCTGTTCGAGCATGACGACTCGGTCCGTACCGAGGCGCTGGCACACACGGTATTCGCTGTCGGCGCCCTGGTCTGGACCCTGATCGTGGCCTTTCTGGCGATGCCGTTCTTCTGA
- the ribB gene encoding 3,4-dihydroxy-2-butanone-4-phosphate synthase: MSLLEEIAVPVLGALPFARRLEQAIADQQRGRPVLLMDDFDRENEADLIIPAETLTVPVMAQMIRDGSGIVCLCLTDDTLDRLQLPPMVSRNESRFSTAFTVTIEARDGVSTGVSAADRVTTIRAATAPDAGPEHLARPGHVFPLRAVPGGVLARRGHTEGSVDLAVLAGFRPAAVLCELMNPDGSMARGEQIARYADQHRLTVLTIAELADYRRSLTGN; the protein is encoded by the coding sequence ATGTCATTGCTTGAAGAAATTGCGGTTCCCGTCCTGGGCGCCCTGCCTTTTGCCCGACGTCTCGAACAGGCCATCGCCGACCAGCAGCGCGGTCGCCCGGTCCTGCTGATGGATGATTTCGATCGCGAGAACGAGGCCGACCTGATCATCCCGGCGGAAACGCTGACTGTGCCGGTCATGGCGCAGATGATTCGCGACGGCAGCGGCATCGTCTGCCTGTGCCTGACCGACGACACGCTGGATCGCCTGCAGCTGCCGCCGATGGTCAGCCGCAACGAAAGCCGTTTCAGCACCGCCTTTACCGTGACCATCGAAGCCCGCGACGGCGTGAGCACCGGCGTCTCCGCGGCTGACCGGGTCACGACCATCCGTGCCGCCACCGCGCCCGACGCCGGTCCGGAACATCTGGCGCGGCCGGGGCATGTGTTTCCGCTACGGGCCGTGCCGGGCGGCGTGCTGGCGCGGCGCGGCCATACCGAGGGATCGGTGGACCTGGCTGTACTGGCCGGCTTCCGACCGGCCGCCGTGCTGTGCGAACTGATGAATCCGGACGGCAGCATGGCGCGCGGCGAGCAGATCGCCCGCTATGCCGACCAGCACCGGCTGACCGTGCTGACCATCGCCGAGCTGGCCGATTACCGCCGTTCGCTGACGGGCAACTGA
- a CDS encoding LysR family transcriptional regulator, protein MDLKQLACAVAVAEERNFTRAAARCHIVQSALSHQIARLEAELGVVLFERTSRRVSLSAAGEAFLPVARQVLDGVRQVREVVAAASGEVRGTLTVGSLSALANVDPVEWLARFHQRHPGVAARLYTGSSGDLLDHVRDGSCDVAFVGVSVDAGLGRVSSLSLCREQLVALLPPGHRLGDEPGLSLRHLSAEPQVDYAGGSAARCQTDEAFLRSGVERRVSFEVGSLDWITRIVRRGLAIALVPEACAAQLDGVISRPIVDAPCRAVHMVWSRSPSPAAQAFVALFRDGFVPAPQN, encoded by the coding sequence ATGGACCTGAAACAACTCGCCTGTGCCGTGGCCGTCGCGGAAGAGCGCAACTTCACCCGCGCCGCCGCACGTTGCCATATCGTGCAATCCGCACTGAGCCACCAGATCGCCCGGCTGGAGGCGGAACTGGGGGTGGTGCTGTTCGAGCGTACCTCGCGCCGCGTCAGCCTGAGCGCGGCCGGCGAGGCGTTCCTGCCGGTGGCGCGGCAGGTGCTGGATGGCGTTCGCCAGGTACGCGAAGTGGTGGCGGCTGCGAGCGGCGAAGTGCGTGGCACGCTGACGGTCGGCTCGCTCTCTGCGCTGGCGAATGTCGATCCGGTTGAATGGCTGGCGCGTTTCCACCAGCGCCATCCTGGCGTCGCGGCACGGCTGTATACCGGCAGCAGCGGGGATCTGCTCGACCATGTTCGCGATGGCAGCTGCGATGTGGCCTTTGTCGGCGTCAGCGTCGATGCCGGACTGGGGCGTGTCAGCAGCCTGTCCCTGTGCCGGGAGCAGCTGGTCGCCCTGCTGCCGCCGGGACATCGGCTGGGCGACGAGCCCGGTCTGTCGCTGCGGCACCTGTCCGCCGAACCGCAGGTCGACTATGCCGGCGGCTCGGCGGCGCGATGCCAGACCGACGAGGCTTTTTTGCGCAGCGGCGTCGAGCGGCGGGTCAGCTTCGAGGTCGGCAGCCTGGACTGGATTACCCGCATCGTGCGTCGCGGGCTGGCGATTGCACTGGTGCCGGAAGCGTGTGCCGCGCAGCTTGACGGCGTGATCAGCCGGCCGATTGTCGACGCGCCGTGTCGCGCCGTGCACATGGTCTGGAGCCGGAGCCCGAGCCCGGCGGCACAGGCTTTTGTCGCCCTGTTCCGCGACGGCTTTGTGCCGGCGCCGCAAAATTGA
- a CDS encoding MFS transporter, whose translation MPTPASSSRLPPSMVALMAVATGLTVASNYYAQPLLHTIARYFDLSIASAGFLVTTAQLGYSLGLMLLVPLGDILERRRLIVGMSLLVAAGLLLTAFGRQFWLILLGTALTGLFSVVAQVLVPYAASLAAPSERGRVVGTIMSGLLLGILLARTLAGALAALGGWQTVYWVAAILMSLMAFALWRTLPAHRPDTRLSYPRLLASVFLLFVEEPVLRLRALLGAIVFGAFSLLWTPMAFLLARAPFHYSDATIGLFGLAGAAGALAASRAGRLADAGYAGRATTFGLCCLLLSWLPIALAKSSIVAFVIGVLLLDLAVQAVHVTNQSVIYRTRPEARSRLTAAYMTCYFIGGALGSVTSTAIYMVADWTGVMIAGAVLTLTGLVIWWFSTERKVIDRHAA comes from the coding sequence ATGCCGACCCCCGCTTCCTCCTCCCGCCTGCCGCCGTCGATGGTGGCACTGATGGCCGTCGCCACCGGCCTGACCGTCGCCAGCAACTACTACGCCCAGCCGCTGCTGCACACCATCGCCCGCTATTTTGACCTCAGCATCGCCAGCGCCGGTTTCCTGGTCACCACCGCCCAGCTCGGCTATTCGCTCGGACTGATGCTGCTGGTGCCGCTCGGCGACATCCTCGAACGGCGGCGGCTGATCGTCGGCATGTCGCTGCTGGTCGCCGCCGGCCTGCTGCTGACCGCCTTCGGCCGCCAGTTCTGGCTCATCCTGCTCGGCACGGCGCTGACCGGGCTGTTCTCGGTAGTCGCCCAGGTGCTGGTGCCGTATGCCGCCTCACTGGCCGCGCCATCCGAGCGCGGACGGGTGGTCGGCACCATCATGAGCGGCCTGCTGCTCGGCATCCTGCTTGCACGGACGCTGGCCGGCGCCCTGGCCGCGCTGGGCGGCTGGCAGACCGTCTACTGGGTCGCCGCCATCCTGATGAGCCTGATGGCCTTCGCCCTGTGGCGCACCCTGCCGGCGCACAGGCCGGACACCCGGCTCAGCTACCCGCGCCTGCTGGCTTCGGTGTTCCTGCTGTTTGTCGAGGAGCCGGTACTGCGACTGCGCGCCCTGCTCGGCGCCATCGTGTTCGGCGCCTTCAGTCTGCTGTGGACGCCGATGGCCTTCCTGCTCGCCCGCGCCCCGTTCCACTACTCCGATGCCACCATCGGCCTGTTCGGTCTGGCCGGGGCCGCCGGGGCGCTGGCGGCATCCCGTGCCGGGCGGCTGGCCGACGCCGGGTATGCCGGCCGCGCCACCACCTTCGGTCTGTGCTGCCTGCTGCTGTCATGGCTGCCGATCGCGCTGGCCAAGAGCTCGATCGTCGCGTTCGTCATCGGCGTGCTGCTGCTCGATCTGGCGGTCCAGGCCGTGCACGTGACCAACCAGAGCGTGATCTACCGCACCCGGCCGGAGGCGCGCAGCCGTCTGACCGCCGCCTACATGACCTGCTATTTCATCGGCGGCGCACTGGGCTCGGTCACCTCGACCGCCATCTACATGGTCGCCGACTGGACCGGTGTCATGATCGCCGGTGCCGTCCTGACCCTGACCGGGCTGGTCATCTGGTGGTTCAGCACCGAACGGAAAGTGATCGACCGCCACGCGGCCTGA
- a CDS encoding antibiotic biosynthesis monooxygenase, which yields MPAPSSPVTLLVTRRIAPERHDDFVAWMQRGQQLATQFAGYLGSGTLAPAPGDDNHQIIFRFSDDASLARWADSPERRDWLRQGTGLVHASQVHEARGLDHGFAVAPPPRWKQAVTIWLVFFPVSLAFTLLFGASLASLPVVLRVLASTLMLTPVMVFVFIPFGTRLLHRWLHPDTQRPRIMPQTLPPAS from the coding sequence ATGCCAGCCCCCTCTTCCCCCGTCACCCTGCTGGTGACTCGCCGGATTGCACCGGAACGCCATGACGACTTCGTTGCCTGGATGCAGCGCGGCCAGCAACTGGCGACACAGTTTGCCGGCTATCTCGGTTCCGGTACCCTCGCCCCGGCCCCCGGCGACGACAACCATCAGATCATATTCCGCTTCAGCGACGATGCCAGTCTGGCGCGCTGGGCCGACTCCCCCGAACGACGCGACTGGTTGCGCCAAGGCACCGGACTGGTGCACGCCAGCCAGGTCCATGAGGCGCGCGGGCTCGATCATGGCTTCGCGGTCGCGCCGCCGCCTCGCTGGAAGCAGGCGGTCACCATCTGGCTGGTGTTTTTCCCGGTCTCGCTGGCATTCACGCTGCTGTTCGGCGCCTCGCTGGCCTCGCTGCCGGTCGTGCTGCGCGTGCTGGCCAGTACACTGATGCTGACACCGGTCATGGTGTTCGTCTTTATCCCGTTCGGCACCCGATTACTGCATCGCTGGCTGCACCCGGACACCCAGCGGCCCCGTATCATGCCGCAAACGCTGCCCCCGGCCTCCTGA